A region from the Onthophagus taurus isolate NC chromosome 8, IU_Otau_3.0, whole genome shotgun sequence genome encodes:
- the LOC111414184 gene encoding lysine-specific demethylase 7B-like isoform X2, translating to MDTPYCLCGQPYNPNIFMIQCDLCKDWYHGSCVNFQEHLAIEIDKYHCPRCTPIFGPSINKPWKNYHRHDFWDENATERPVQTGTAVFIKELRARHFASEGEVVIHMRGQQLTETFLQQRGFDCPIVIDGKDGLEMNIPSDTFSLYDVESYIGGDHEMDVIDVTRQTDVKMKLRDFVAYFNSLNRMRVFNVVSLEFSGTGLSRLIDAPLVARKLDWANTVWPYDCTVNRPQVQKYCLMSVKDAYTDFHIDFGGTSVWYHVVWGEKIFYFIKPTPANLTLYQQWMTATNQSETFFGDQVDRCYKATLRQGQTMVIPTGWIHAVLTPIDSLVFGGNFLHSLNIPMQLQVYDIEKKIKTTEKFLYPHFEMINWFAAQKLLTQITEINSEEKRCPSTLLTGLKSLLSSLKQWNTEKDYNLSSREQIPISINTTKLLKDISKEIRHAERFINSLNPPKPERESKRKRKKPVNKDFVDYSLNTKNDFIVDIPEVPATTPIKLTLPKPAIYPYENSLNTQDIRNTFLEDSWGSSILSREDGNSQRNCVLKLKLGSKDGIPSGPDSNLSLDSALTFGSMSKSVYDFNDDSDRDDDCFNLSIDESPRKTKKSSGSLKMRLPNSWGPKSKKRDDLEDIPKNGIESLLKASALTNKFMDDGSGRTSPSTQEAIAGMLSISQTFIQPGRAPARSRKYRSLSNTLSEEEDINNVHQDEDYIYPSLDNSDDEDIHIFKPRGRSKIDEAWNPKARVGPLLPKMNRPAREGTKKQAVEKVLEAAAAKRACESPEKSPKRQYRRKKIKPKLTEKTTSSVPNTTTIASTSTHVTTPRPRKGMKTAKQRLGKILKIHKMIH from the exons atggATACTCCTTACTGTTTATGCGGACAGCCCTATAacccaaatatttttatgatacaaTGCGACCTTTGCAAAGACTGGTACCATGGAAG TTGTGTCAACTTCCAAGAACACCTGGCCATAGAAATAGACAAATACCATTGCCCCAGATGTACACCCATATTTGGACCTTCAATAA aTAAACCTTGGAAGAATTATCACAGACATGACTTTTGGGATGAAAACGCAACGGAGAGGCCGGTTCAAACGGGAACGGctgtttttattaaagaattacGAGCCAGGCATTTTGCGAGTGAAGGTGAAGTAGTTATCCATATGCGCGGCCAACAATTAACAGAGACTTTCCTTCAACAAAGAGGGTTTGATTGCCCCATCGTCATCGATGGGAAAGATGGATTAGAAATGAATATTCCTTCGGATACTTTCAGCCTGTACGACGTTGAATCATACATCGGTGGCGATCACGAAATGGATGTCATTGATGTGACCCGTCAAACAGatgtaaaaatgaaattgcgCGATTTCGTGGCgtattttaatagtttaaatCGAATGCGGGTTTTCAATGTTGTTAGTTTGGAATTTTCTGGCACAGGATTATCACGACTAATAGATGCCCCTTTAGTTGCGAGAAAATTAGATTGGGCAAACACAGTTTGGCCCTACGATTGTACGGTGAATCGACCTCAAGTCCAAAAATATTGTCTGATGAGTGTTAAAGATGCTTACACGGACTTTCACATAGATTTCGGGGGGACCAGCGTTTGGTATCATGTTGTTTGGggcgaaaaaattttttattttattaaaccaacGCCTGCTAATCTCACGTTGTATCAACAGTGGATGACGGCGACGAATCAAagtgaaacattttttggcgatCAAGTTGATCGATGTTATAAAGCAACTTTAAGACAAGGACAAACAATGGTGATACCAACAGGTTGGATACATGCTGTTTTAACCCCTATTGATTCATTAGTTTTTGGCGGGAATTTTTTGCATAGTTTAAATATTCCAATGCAATTACA ggtttatgatatagaaaagaaaataaaaacgacaGAAAAGTTTTTATACCCTCATTTTGAGATGATCAACTGGTTTGCtgctcaaaaattattaacacaaATAACTGAAATTAATTCGGAAGAGAAACGATGTCCTAGCACTTTATTAACCGGTTTAAAATCATTACTTTCCTCGTTAAAACAATGGAATACAGAGAAAGAT tataatttAAGTAGTAGAGAACAAATTCCCATAAGTATAAACACAACAAAACTACTAAAGGATATTTCCAAAGAAATAAGGCACGCTGAAAGATTTATTAATTCGTTGAATCCTCCCAAACCAGAACGGGAGTCAAAGAGGAAACGAAAAAAACCCGTTAACAAAGACTTTGTTGATTATTCTTTAAATACAAAGAATgat tttattgtTGATATACCGGAAGTGCCGGCAACAACCCCTATTAAATTAACGTTACCAAAACCTGCAATATATCCTTACGAAAATTCATTGAATACCCAAGATATACGCAATACATTTCTTGAGGATAGTTGGGGAAGTAGTATATTAAGTAGAGAAGATGGAAATTCACAAAGaaattgtgttttaaaattaaaattagg TTCAAAAGATGGTATTCCAAGTGGACCGGATTCAAATCTATCCCTTGATTCCGCGTTAACTTTTGGAAGTATGAGTAAATCAGtttatgattttaatgatGATAGCGATAGAGATGATgattgctttaatttgagtatTGATGAGAGTCCacggaaaacaaaaaaatcgagCGGATCGTTAAAAATGAGACTACCAA ATAGTTGGGGTCCGAAATCGAAAAAACGGGATGATCTTGAAGATATTCCTAAAAATGGTATTGAATCCTTATTAAAAGCTTCAgctttaacaaataaatttatgga tgaTGGAAGTGGACGAACGTCGCCGTCAACACAAGAAGCAATCGCGGGAATGTTATCTATAAGCCAAACGTTTATTCAACCTGGGAGAGCACCCGCTAGGTCTCGAAAATATCGTTCGTTATCAAATACACTTTCTGAAGAGGAAGATATTAATAATGTTCACCAAGATGAAGATTAca tttatcCATCTTTGGATAATTCTGATGATGAAGATATACATATCTTTAAGCCGAGAGGTCGATCAAAGATCGATGAGGCTTGGAATCCAAAAGCCCGTGTCGGGCCATTATTGCCGAAAATGAACCGTCCAGCGCGTGAAGGTACCAAAAAACAAGCCGTGGAAAAAGTCTTAGAGGCGGCTGCTGCAAAAAGAGCTTGTGAAAGTCCTGAAAAA AGTCCAAAAAGACAGTATagacgaaaaaaaattaaaccaaaattaacGGAAAAAACTACGTCTTCTGTACCAAATACAACAACCATAGCGAGTACATCTACACATG TGACTACGCCTAGACCTCGAAAAGGAATGAAAACTGCTAAACAGCGCCTAGgaaagattttgaaaattcacAAAATGATCCACTGA
- the LOC111414201 gene encoding uncharacterized protein isoform X2, whose translation MVSRRKILSRSRDDLHMDTTFQPPEEEEDVWYQKDKLYKDHIQEVLDKWTQIDDEIWAKVIVLERNRRVAKAYARAPVLTVNGSDDGFDGFRIGLNGFDNPMRDQKTDEFKRLIGHGVKIKMDDAGNILIKRVSKSNVYIKNTAQDEETAVGNEILKVPLCALEMERPVKLFDMKKFQTNVNRELRRAYPDRRRLECQCLSAIAFVKNELELLECPIWVLIINVVAMDMLKTKLPPVQKVMDIKNRPRIPIPDEDPYSVAGNGSGSSGSSGFATGSVSATREQLLLQSQQNAQRRNEKPPKLPPRENIYHHNIPKPDYDEEEKTKPFASTRNTHKHKDDGKYDDPYYCGLRARVPNFVSKSKAKETKSKDTVTSKRYSMTQQPTSLPNLMQQQHHMIQQQLHQHPMWHRGNFENESDNVESPYNQIYGRLPIPTRGYIPNQPRTMYIGEWD comes from the exons ATGGTGTCGCGAAGGAAGATTCTGTCTAGATCGCGAGACGATCTTCACATGGATACGACGTTTCAACCCCCGGAAGAGGAAGAAGATGTGTGGTATCAAAAGGACAAACTTTATAAG gATCATATCCAAGAAGTATTGGATAAATGGACGCAAATAGACGATGAAATTTGGGCGAAAGTTATCGTTTTGGAAAGAAATCGTAGGGTAGCAAAAGCGTATGCAAGAGCTCCAGTTTTGACAGTAAACGGTTCGGATGACGGTTTCGATGGTTTTAG aattgGCTTAAACGGATTCGACAACCCAATGAGGGACCAAAAAACGGAcgaatttaaaagattaattgGACAT ggtgtaaaaataaaaatggatgATGCaggaaatatattaataaaaagagtatcaaaatcgaatgtttacataaaaaatacgGCACAAGATGAAGAAACAGCTGTAGGAAATGAAATCTTAAAAGTACCATTATGCGCTTTAGAAATGGAAAGACcagtaaaattatttgatatgaaaaaatttcaaactaACGTTAATAGAGAATTGCGAAGGGCGTACCCGGATCGACGACGACTTGAATGTCAATGTTTAAGCGCTATAGCATTCGTTAAAAATGAATTGGAACTCCTGGAGTGTCCAATTTGGGTGTTGATAATAAATGTGGTTGCGATGGATATGTTAAAAACCAAGTTACCTCCAGTTCAAAAAGTTatggatattaaaaatagaccGAGGATTCCTATACCGGATGAAGATCCTTATAGCGTTGCTGGAAATGGAAGTGGTTCATCCGGAAGTTCAGGTTTTGCAACCGGTTCGGTTTCGGCAACTAGAGAGCAACTTTTGCTTCAATCCCAACAAAACGCACAACGAAGAAATGAGAAACCTCCGAAATTACCGCCAAGAGAAAACATTTATCATCATAACATCCCTAAACCGGATTATgacgaagaagaaaaaaccAAACCATTTGCTTCGACGAGAAATACCCACAAACATAAAGATGATGGTAAATACGATGATCCTTATTATTGTGGATTGAGAGCGAGGGTTCCAAACTTTGTTTCAAAATCGAAAGCTAAAGAGACCAAGTCTAAAGATACGGTCACATCTAAACGGTATTCGATGACTCAACAACCCACATCTTTGCCAAATTTGATGCAACAACAACATCATATGATACAACAACAATTACATCAACACCCAATGTGGCATAgaggaaattttgaaaacg aatcTGATAACGTGGAGTCACCTTACAACCAAATTTATGGAAGGTTACCAATCCCCACTCGAGGATATATACCAAATCAACCGAGAACTATGTACATTGGCGAATGGGATTAA
- the LOC111414185 gene encoding protein FAM8A1 isoform X1, translating into MKTDGDVDNNLTLNELNNYIQSLREWIESAKTVQQQNYQAFQDVVRLSNQRPAPNRVGLIQFVIPPLWKRFAAETIDFILLFTLKLYLTFLLFYNFDFSFPLADKEELISILENPEKVAAVSAELAVLEVLYRVLACIYETYWLHGAEPASPGKFLLGLRVYCTEEVVTINENENPVLLVNPGSLGWAKSFWRAILKNILLGLVMFPMCFGMFISRHNRTVYDLLVGTVVVEHNPEVRVIPQNVNN; encoded by the exons aTGAAGACGGACGGGGACGTTGATAACAATCTGACTCTAAATgaacttaataattacattCAAAGTTTACGAGAATGGATTGAAAGTGCTAAAACggttcaacaacaaaattatcaagcGTTTCAAGATGTTGTGAGATTATCAAATCAAAGACCTG ctcCAAATCGTGTTGGATTGATTCAATTTGTGATCCCACCGTTATGGAAACGATTCGCAGCAGAAACGATCGATTTCATTCTACTATTTACATTAAAACTTTACCTTACATTTCTActcttttacaattttga TTTTAGCTTTCCTCTTGCTGACAAAGAGgaattaatttctattttggAAAATCCTGAAAAAGTTGCTGCTGTTTCTGCAGAACTTGCTGTTTTGGAAGTACTATATCGTGTACTTGCTTGTATTTATGAG acTTACTGGTTGCATGGTGCAGAACCAGCATCAcctggaaaatttttattgggtCTTCGTGTTTATTGCACTGAAGAAGTGGTGACAatcaatgaaaatgaaaatcctGTATTGTTGGTAAATCCTGGTAGTTTGGGATGGGCGAAATCATTTTGGAGAGCCATACTTAAGAATATATTATTGGGTCTAGTCATGTTTCCGATGTGTTTTGGTATGTTCATATCAAGACATAATCGAACCGTATACGATTTATTGGTGGGGACAGTCGTGGTGGAACATAACCCGGAAGTGCGTGTGATACCGCAAAATGTGAACAACTAA
- the LOC111414185 gene encoding protein FAM8A1 isoform X2 yields the protein MKTDGDVDNNLTLNELNNYIQSLREWIESAKTVQQQNYQAFQDVVRLSNQRPAPNRVGLIQFVIPPLWKRFAAETIDFILLFTLKLYLTFLLFYNFDFPLADKEELISILENPEKVAAVSAELAVLEVLYRVLACIYETYWLHGAEPASPGKFLLGLRVYCTEEVVTINENENPVLLVNPGSLGWAKSFWRAILKNILLGLVMFPMCFGMFISRHNRTVYDLLVGTVVVEHNPEVRVIPQNVNN from the exons aTGAAGACGGACGGGGACGTTGATAACAATCTGACTCTAAATgaacttaataattacattCAAAGTTTACGAGAATGGATTGAAAGTGCTAAAACggttcaacaacaaaattatcaagcGTTTCAAGATGTTGTGAGATTATCAAATCAAAGACCTG ctcCAAATCGTGTTGGATTGATTCAATTTGTGATCCCACCGTTATGGAAACGATTCGCAGCAGAAACGATCGATTTCATTCTACTATTTACATTAAAACTTTACCTTACATTTCTActcttttacaattttga CTTTCCTCTTGCTGACAAAGAGgaattaatttctattttggAAAATCCTGAAAAAGTTGCTGCTGTTTCTGCAGAACTTGCTGTTTTGGAAGTACTATATCGTGTACTTGCTTGTATTTATGAG acTTACTGGTTGCATGGTGCAGAACCAGCATCAcctggaaaatttttattgggtCTTCGTGTTTATTGCACTGAAGAAGTGGTGACAatcaatgaaaatgaaaatcctGTATTGTTGGTAAATCCTGGTAGTTTGGGATGGGCGAAATCATTTTGGAGAGCCATACTTAAGAATATATTATTGGGTCTAGTCATGTTTCCGATGTGTTTTGGTATGTTCATATCAAGACATAATCGAACCGTATACGATTTATTGGTGGGGACAGTCGTGGTGGAACATAACCCGGAAGTGCGTGTGATACCGCAAAATGTGAACAACTAA
- the LOC111414184 gene encoding lysine-specific demethylase 7B-like isoform X1: MDTPYCLCGQPYNPNIFMIQCDLCKDWYHGSCVNFQEHLAIEIDKYHCPRCTPIFGPSINKPWKNYHRHDFWDENATERPVQTGTAVFIKELRARHFASEGEVVIHMRGQQLTETFLQQRGFDCPIVIDGKDGLEMNIPSDTFSLYDVESYIGGDHEMDVIDVTRQTDVKMKLRDFVAYFNSLNRMRVFNVVSLEFSGTGLSRLIDAPLVARKLDWANTVWPYDCTVNRPQVQKYCLMSVKDAYTDFHIDFGGTSVWYHVVWGEKIFYFIKPTPANLTLYQQWMTATNQSETFFGDQVDRCYKATLRQGQTMVIPTGWIHAVLTPIDSLVFGGNFLHSLNIPMQLQVYDIEKKIKTTEKFLYPHFEMINWFAAQKLLTQITEINSEEKRCPSTLLTGLKSLLSSLKQWNTEKDYNLSSREQIPISINTTKLLKDISKEIRHAERFINSLNPPKPERESKRKRKKPVNKDFVDYSLNTKNDFIVDIPEVPATTPIKLTLPKPAIYPYENSLNTQDIRNTFLEDSWGSSILSREDGNSQRNCVLKLKLGSKDGIPSGPDSNLSLDSALTFGSMSKSVYDFNDDSDRDDDCFNLSIDESPRKTKKSSGSLKMRLPNSWGPKSKKRDDLEDIPKNGIESLLKASALTNKFMDDGSGRTSPSTQEAIAGMLSISQTFIQPGRAPARSRKYRSLSNTLSEEEDINNVHQDEDYIYPSLDNSDDEDIHIFKPRGRSKIDEAWNPKARVGPLLPKMNRPAREGTKKQAVEKVLEAAAAKRACESPEKSPKRQYRRKKIKPKLTEKTTSSVPNTTTIASTSTHVVTTPRPRKGMKTAKQRLGKILKIHKMIH; the protein is encoded by the exons atggATACTCCTTACTGTTTATGCGGACAGCCCTATAacccaaatatttttatgatacaaTGCGACCTTTGCAAAGACTGGTACCATGGAAG TTGTGTCAACTTCCAAGAACACCTGGCCATAGAAATAGACAAATACCATTGCCCCAGATGTACACCCATATTTGGACCTTCAATAA aTAAACCTTGGAAGAATTATCACAGACATGACTTTTGGGATGAAAACGCAACGGAGAGGCCGGTTCAAACGGGAACGGctgtttttattaaagaattacGAGCCAGGCATTTTGCGAGTGAAGGTGAAGTAGTTATCCATATGCGCGGCCAACAATTAACAGAGACTTTCCTTCAACAAAGAGGGTTTGATTGCCCCATCGTCATCGATGGGAAAGATGGATTAGAAATGAATATTCCTTCGGATACTTTCAGCCTGTACGACGTTGAATCATACATCGGTGGCGATCACGAAATGGATGTCATTGATGTGACCCGTCAAACAGatgtaaaaatgaaattgcgCGATTTCGTGGCgtattttaatagtttaaatCGAATGCGGGTTTTCAATGTTGTTAGTTTGGAATTTTCTGGCACAGGATTATCACGACTAATAGATGCCCCTTTAGTTGCGAGAAAATTAGATTGGGCAAACACAGTTTGGCCCTACGATTGTACGGTGAATCGACCTCAAGTCCAAAAATATTGTCTGATGAGTGTTAAAGATGCTTACACGGACTTTCACATAGATTTCGGGGGGACCAGCGTTTGGTATCATGTTGTTTGGggcgaaaaaattttttattttattaaaccaacGCCTGCTAATCTCACGTTGTATCAACAGTGGATGACGGCGACGAATCAAagtgaaacattttttggcgatCAAGTTGATCGATGTTATAAAGCAACTTTAAGACAAGGACAAACAATGGTGATACCAACAGGTTGGATACATGCTGTTTTAACCCCTATTGATTCATTAGTTTTTGGCGGGAATTTTTTGCATAGTTTAAATATTCCAATGCAATTACA ggtttatgatatagaaaagaaaataaaaacgacaGAAAAGTTTTTATACCCTCATTTTGAGATGATCAACTGGTTTGCtgctcaaaaattattaacacaaATAACTGAAATTAATTCGGAAGAGAAACGATGTCCTAGCACTTTATTAACCGGTTTAAAATCATTACTTTCCTCGTTAAAACAATGGAATACAGAGAAAGAT tataatttAAGTAGTAGAGAACAAATTCCCATAAGTATAAACACAACAAAACTACTAAAGGATATTTCCAAAGAAATAAGGCACGCTGAAAGATTTATTAATTCGTTGAATCCTCCCAAACCAGAACGGGAGTCAAAGAGGAAACGAAAAAAACCCGTTAACAAAGACTTTGTTGATTATTCTTTAAATACAAAGAATgat tttattgtTGATATACCGGAAGTGCCGGCAACAACCCCTATTAAATTAACGTTACCAAAACCTGCAATATATCCTTACGAAAATTCATTGAATACCCAAGATATACGCAATACATTTCTTGAGGATAGTTGGGGAAGTAGTATATTAAGTAGAGAAGATGGAAATTCACAAAGaaattgtgttttaaaattaaaattagg TTCAAAAGATGGTATTCCAAGTGGACCGGATTCAAATCTATCCCTTGATTCCGCGTTAACTTTTGGAAGTATGAGTAAATCAGtttatgattttaatgatGATAGCGATAGAGATGATgattgctttaatttgagtatTGATGAGAGTCCacggaaaacaaaaaaatcgagCGGATCGTTAAAAATGAGACTACCAA ATAGTTGGGGTCCGAAATCGAAAAAACGGGATGATCTTGAAGATATTCCTAAAAATGGTATTGAATCCTTATTAAAAGCTTCAgctttaacaaataaatttatgga tgaTGGAAGTGGACGAACGTCGCCGTCAACACAAGAAGCAATCGCGGGAATGTTATCTATAAGCCAAACGTTTATTCAACCTGGGAGAGCACCCGCTAGGTCTCGAAAATATCGTTCGTTATCAAATACACTTTCTGAAGAGGAAGATATTAATAATGTTCACCAAGATGAAGATTAca tttatcCATCTTTGGATAATTCTGATGATGAAGATATACATATCTTTAAGCCGAGAGGTCGATCAAAGATCGATGAGGCTTGGAATCCAAAAGCCCGTGTCGGGCCATTATTGCCGAAAATGAACCGTCCAGCGCGTGAAGGTACCAAAAAACAAGCCGTGGAAAAAGTCTTAGAGGCGGCTGCTGCAAAAAGAGCTTGTGAAAGTCCTGAAAAA AGTCCAAAAAGACAGTATagacgaaaaaaaattaaaccaaaattaacGGAAAAAACTACGTCTTCTGTACCAAATACAACAACCATAGCGAGTACATCTACACATG TAGTGACTACGCCTAGACCTCGAAAAGGAATGAAAACTGCTAAACAGCGCCTAGgaaagattttgaaaattcacAAAATGATCCACTGA
- the LOC111414201 gene encoding uncharacterized protein isoform X1: MVSRRKILSRSRDDLHMDTTFQPPEEEEDVWYQKDKLYKDHIQEVLDKWTQIDDEIWAKVIVLERNRRVAKAYARAPVLTVNGSDDGFDGFRIGLNGFDNPMRDQKTSECKKHIGHGVKIKMDDAGNILIKRVSKCNIFIKNTGLNGENAIGNDVLKLPACALEPEKPFKLFDMKKFQSNINRELKVAYPDRRRLESQCLSAIAFVRNEQELLECPLWVLIINVVAIDMLKSKLPPVQRVMDIRNRPRIPIPDEDPYSVAGVAGRNIGGYQMPRESHYVTNQPRSDKPPKLPPRENMFGSSHDIPKPDYDGNPPNNSKPINKILKPFLSSRRKEKTKDQKDDDPYYCGLRARVPNFVSKSKKESSKKDSISSKRFSITHQVPPQIQIQPSLARHHLTPYHQHPMWHARSFESGIDMDSMESPYNQIYGRLPIPTRGFIPNQPQTAYVSEWD, from the exons ATGGTGTCGCGAAGGAAGATTCTGTCTAGATCGCGAGACGATCTTCACATGGATACGACGTTTCAACCCCCGGAAGAGGAAGAAGATGTGTGGTATCAAAAGGACAAACTTTATAAG gATCATATCCAAGAAGTATTGGATAAATGGACGCAAATAGACGATGAAATTTGGGCGAAAGTTATCGTTTTGGAAAGAAATCGTAGGGTAGCAAAAGCGTATGCAAGAGCTCCAGTTTTGACAGTAAACGGTTCGGATGACGGTTTCGATGGTTTTAG aATCGGCCTGAACGGGTTCGATAATCCAATGCGAGATCAAAAAACATCCGAGTGCAAAAAGCATATTGGACAC GGTGTCAAAATCAAGATGGACGATGccggaaatattttaattaagagAGTTTCAAAGtgcaacatttttattaaaaataccgGTTTAAATGGCGAAAACGCCATCGGAAATGACGTACTTAAACTTCCCGCTTGCGCTTTAGAACCGGAAAAACCCTTCAAACTCTTTGATATGAAAAAGTTCCAAAGCAATATTAACAGAGAATTAAAAGTTGCTTATCCGGATAGAAGAAGATTGGAGTCGCAATGTTTGAGTGCGATTGCTTTTGTAAGAAACGAACAAGAACTATTGGAATGTCCTTTATGGGTTTTGATTATTAACGTTGTCGCTATTGATAtgttaaaatctaaattaccACCTGTACAAAGAGTTATGGATATTAGAAATCGCCCCAGAATACCAATTCCCGATGAAGATCCTTACAGCGTTGCGGGAGTTGCTGGACGAAACATAGGAGGGTATCAAATGCCAAGGGAATCGCACTATGTTACTAATCAACCGAGAAGTGATAAACCACCGAAACTTCCTCCCAGAGAAAACATGTTTGGATCATCGCACGACATTCCAAAG ccGGATTATGATGGGAATCCCCCCAACAACTCAAAACcaatcaataaaattcttaaaccatttttatcatcaaggagaaaggaaaaaactaaagacCAAAAAGATG ATGATCCTTATTATTGCGGATTACGCGCTCGagtaccaaatttcgtttctaaatcaaaaaaggaatCTTCTAAAAAAGACTCGATTTCTTCAAAACGATTTTCGATCACTCATCAAGTCCCACCACAAATTCAAATACAACCATCGTTGGCACGTCATCATTTAACACCGTATCATCAACATCCAATGTGGCATGCAAGAAGTTTTGAAAGTGGAATTG acaTGGATAGTATGGAATCTCCTTACAACCAGATTTATGGTAGATTACCGATTCCCACCAGAGGCTTTATTCCTAATCAACCACAAACGGCTTACGTCAGCGAATGGGATTAA